The following are from one region of the Salvia splendens isolate huo1 chromosome 2, SspV2, whole genome shotgun sequence genome:
- the LOC121783030 gene encoding epoxide hydrolase A-like yields MEQIEHKSLNLNGLNMHVAEAGQGPTILFLHGFPECWYTWRHQLPFFAAHGYRAVAPDLRGYADTTGAPASDPAKFTTLHVVGDLVALIDAVAPPGEKVFVVGHDWGAIIAWALCLYRPDKVRALVNMSVAFSRRNPIKKPIETLRNFYGDEYYIIRFQEPGQIEHEFAQIGTKNVLKNILTYRKPDPLLLPKGKAFPDAPIILPAWLSEEDVDYYASKYDAAGFTGALNYYRALDINWELTAPWRGSKIQVPVKFLVGDLDLTYHATSAKDYINKGGFKQDCPLLKEVVVMEGVGHFIHEEKSDEVNQHILSFFKSSSSSSFCSAL; encoded by the exons ATGGAACAAATCGAGCACAAATCCCTAAACCTCAACGGGCTCAACATGCACGTGGCAGAAGCGGGCCAGGGCCCGAccatcctcttcctccacggcttCCCGGAATGTTGGTACACGTGGCGCCACCAGCTGCCCTTCTTCGCCGCCCACGGCTACCGCGCGGTGGCGCCGGATCTCCGCGGCTACGCCGACACCACCGGCGCGCCGGCCAGCGATCCGGCCAAGTTCACCACGCTGCACGTGGTCGGGGACCTGGTGGCGCTCATCGACGCGGTGGCGCCGCCGGGGGAGAAGGTGTTCGTGGTGGGCCACGATTGGGGGGCGATTATCGCCTGGGCCCTCTGCTTGTACCGGCCCGATAAGGTTCGGGCTTTGGTCAATATGAGCGTCGCTTTCAGCCGCCGAAACCCGATTAAGAAGCCCATTGAGACGTTGCGCAACTTTTATGGAgatgaatattatattatcagATTCCAG GAACCAGGGCAGATTGAACATGAATTTGCCCAAATAGGAACAAAAAATGTCTTAAAAAACATCCTAACATACCGAAAACCGGACCCGCTTCTACTTCCTAAGGGCAAGGCATTCCCGGATGCTCCGATCATTTTACCGGCATGGCTCTCCGAGGAAGATGTTGATTACTATGCTAGCAAATACGACGCTGCCGGCTTCACCGGAGCTCTGAACTACTACCGAGCCCTCGACAT AAATTGGGAGCTAACAGCGCCATGGAGGGGATCGAAAATCCAAGTTCCGGTGAAATTCCTGGTCGGAGATCTTGACCTGACCTACCATGCTACCAGTGCAAAGGACTACATTAACAAAGGGGGGTTCAAGCAGGATTGCCCTTTGTTGAAGGAGGTGGTTGTGATGGAAGGTGTTGGTCATTTTATCCATGAAGAGAAGTCTGATGAAGTTAATCAACATATTCTTTCCTTCTTCAAGAgctcatcatcttcttccttctGCTCTGCATTGTGA
- the LOC121771555 gene encoding uncharacterized protein LOC121771555, with protein sequence MDIFATKSMPNKSPIFPIPQHFTDYGFEPQIDYFQVLEEARKHKRESIDVHFKLQKPISRDESSKKIKKSKKRWWRNALLFFRFPKRAPPSAAAADHEGRRRIGSMSGPIYVTDSRSGASTPYRPGPLVKGGDGIPYFSLRELNAAAGRRISAAETPIYLVR encoded by the exons ATGGACATTTTCGCCACAAAATCAATGCCCAACAAATCCCCAATTTTCCCCATTCCTCAACACTTCACCGACTACGGCTTTGAACCCCAAATCGACTACTTTCAG GTTTTGGAAGAAGCTCGAAAGCACAAGAGGGAATCCATAGACGTCCATTTCAAGCTGCAGAAGCCCATTTCCAGAGACGAATCGTCGAAGAAGATCAAGAAGAGCAAGAAGCGGTGGTGGCGCAACGCCCTCCTCTTCTTCAGGTTTCCCAAACGGGCGcctccctccgccgccgccgctgatCACGAGGGCCGACGCCGCATTGGGTCGATGTCGGGCCCGATTTACGTCACCGACAGCAGGAGCGGCGCCTCCACGCCTTACAGACCGGGCCCGCTCGTGAAGGGTGGGGATGGCATCCCGTATTTCAGTCTCCGGGAGCTGAATGCGGCGGCTGGGCGCCGGATTTCTGCGGCGGAGACGCCCATTTATTTGGTCAGGTGA
- the LOC121783049 gene encoding uncharacterized protein LOC121783049 isoform X3: protein MAPRTRKPVAKRRSNHVSRDEGGVEEHGKEQNEQEPELEVSQQPIPKQVMTRSTRSATASRTARSGILDKLQMMGNEQQLEPQVLPQASMEKVTGPRTRGATGNQSGYHRFEELDQMDGDGQLQNEEEQQNQETAPRSQRSTVSRRLNHDYLEEDEMEQYGQQDNEQYTNLEVTDALKNALQILMASGSQRATTNQNHGAFQDNHQRRENGNWKNRRQMRPPISEQASVMTPTTRKATGSHLGYHRLQDEIQMEVDGQHQYEEQPDLQMIRQVLTSSTRRSTAKRKINQRLLDRDEIEKHGQQGNEQLNMEYTQEVERALKILMAPSTRKAITNLTSRSGFRENNLITENGQPENRKQLQPQNGHQASVMPSRTWKATTNQSGCHRLRDEDQIERHREHQNEEQSEFLTTQQTKDKQVMTRSTRRQTAGRRVYHELLDEDEIEEHGQRENKQASDVEVTQAIENALKILMEPSTRRATTNETSHHGFQDTSQEASMMPPRSQNATRSQSGFHILEDEDQMEGDEEQQNGEPPAMQKAQQANNEKGTVKRVRGPTLLRDIWGRNSDDELIKVNFNKRGQPVGPNRLKFTGFLGTLARNGKYAPLDIDDWRKVPKENKDEMIKFVKERFEIPEGAEHWILLSIGRKRSQWKSRVKIQCFDPTLAEDNQTPKPPPRVNKEQLKKLMSYWAKEDVMEECERNKISSQRSVLHQTTGKLSFAELEEELKERLGRSPTRVEMFAACFTHRDGNPSTHEAGVALARLREKQSNLPQGSEDLQPNHSFAKDIGHDPLGKVRFGFGARGDTPSRGTCLRMLSESQAAMRRMEERMDRFSKIIERLQPERMQPEQNQNDVPPTRTPISPNQSSNSNFIGYKLQVGDSVCLKSLFDPKKIVAKGCLEPVDPDEYVGGRRLGSNWYGVQISVPIEWDEDLIRPFSNFSTIGEAVGNRVAWPHHLVTDK, encoded by the exons ATGGCACCCAGGACTCGGAAACCAGTAGCGAAAAGAAGATCGAATCATGTATCGCGAGATGAGGGTGGCGTGGAGGAACACGGGAAAGAACAAAACGAGCAAGAACCAGAGCTGGAAGTCAGTCAACAACCGATTCCAAAGCAAg TGATGACTCGTAGCACTCGAAGTGCAACTGCTAGTCGTACTGCTCGTTCTGGGATTCTAGATAAGCTGCAAATGATGGGAAATGAGCAGCAACTGGAGCCACAAGTCCTTCCACAAGCTTCTATGGAGAAAG tGACAGGTCCTAGAACTCGGGGAGCAACTGGAAACCAAAGTGGGTATCACAGGTTCGAAGAATTGGATCAAATGGATGGAGATGGGCAACTCCAAAATGAAGAAGAACAACAAAACCAAG AAACGGCTCCCAGGTCCCAAAGATCAACTGTAAGTAGAAGACTAAATCATGATTATCTGGAAGAGGATGAAATGGAGCAATATGGACAGCAAGACAACGAGCAGTATACAAACTTGGAAGTCACTGATGCACTTAAAAATGCATTACAGATCT TGATGGCTTCTGGTTCTCAAAGAGCGACTACCAATCAAAACCACGGTGCTTTTCAAGATAATCATCAAAGACGGGAGAACGGGAATTGGAAAAATAGGCGACAAATGAGGCCACCAATCAGTGAACAAGCTTCTG TCATGACTCCTACAACTAGGAAGGCAACTGGAAGCCACCTTGGGTATCACAGATTACAAGATGAGATCCAAATGGAAGTAGATGGACAGCACCAATACGAAGAACAACCCGACTTGCAAATGATTCGGCAAG TATTGACTTCCAGTACCCGAAGATCAActgcaaaaagaaaaataaatcaaagatTATTAGACAGGGATGAAATAGAGAAACATGGGCAGCAAGGAAATGAACAGCTAAACATGGAATACACCCAAGAAGTTGAAAGGGCATTAAAGATTT TGATGGCTCCTAGTACTCGCAAAGCAATTACAAATCTAACTTCCCGATCTGGATTTCGAGAAAATAACCTAATAACGGAAAATGGGCAGCCAGAGAATAGGAAACAACTACAGCCGCAAAACGGTCACCAAGCTTCGG TGATGCCATCTAGAACTTGGAAGGCAACTACAAACCAAAGTGGGTGTCACAGATTACGAGACGAGGACCAAATCGAAAGGCATAGAGAACACCAAAATGAAGAACAATCAGAGTTTTTAACGACTCAGCAGACTAAGGATAAACAAg TTATGACTCGTAGTACCCGAAGACAAACTGCAGGAAGAAGAGTCTATCATGAACTACTCGATGAGGATGAAATAGAGGAACATGGGCAGCGTGAAAATAAACAAGCATCAGATGTGGAAGTCACTCAAGCGATTGAAAATGCATTGAAGATCT TGATGGAACCTAGTACTCGAAGAGCAACCACCAACGAAACTTCTCATCATGGATTTCAAGATACCAGTCAAGAAGCTTCTA TGATGCCTCCGAGATCTCAGAATGCGACTAGAAGCCAAAGTGGGTTTCACATATTAGAAGATGAGGACCAAATGGAGGGAGATGAAGAACAACAAAATGGAGAGCCACCAGCGATGCAAAAGGCTCAACAAGCAAATAATGAAAAAG GAACAGTAAAGCGGGTCCGAGGACCTACTTTATTGCGTGACATTTGGGGAAGGAATTCAGATGATGAGCTCATCAAAGTTAATTTCAACAAGAGAGGTCAACCTGTTGGCCCCAACAGATTGAAATTTACTGGGTTTTTAGGTACATTAGCAAGAAATGGTAAATATGCTCCACTTGACATTGATGACTGGCGCAAGGTGCCTAAAGAGAACAAGGATGAGATGATAAAGTTTGTTAAG GAGAGGTTTGAAATTCCCGAAGGCGCGGAACACTGGATCTTGTTGTCCATTGGCAGGAAGAGGAGTCAGTGGAAGTCGAGGGTTAAAATTCAATGTTTTGATCCTACATTGGCAGAAGATAATCAAACCCCTAAGCCACCTCCTCGTGTAAACaaagagcaattgaagaaatTGATGTCATACTGGGCCAAAGAAGATGTAATG GAAGAATgtgaaagaaacaaaattagCAGCCAACGATCGGTTTTGCATCAAACTACAGGGAAGTTGAGCTTTGCCGAATTGGAAGAAGAATTG AAAGAGCGTTTGGGTCGATCTCCAACACGTGTAGAGATGTTTGCCGCATGCTTTACTCATCGTGATGGCAATCCCTCGACTCATGAAGCTGGAGTTGCACTT GCTCGACTGAGAGAGAAACAGTCAAACCTGCCTCAAGGTTCAGAAGATCTTCAGCCCAATCACTCATTTGCCAAAGATATAGGCCATGATCCATTAGGTAAGGTACGGTTCGGATTCGGTGCAAGGGGAGACACTCCAAGTCGCGGTACATGCTTACGAATGCTCTCGGAAAGCCAAGCAGCAATGAGGCGAATGGAGGAAAGGATGGATCGGTTTtcaaaaataattgaaagatTGCAGCCGGAAAGAATGCAGCCAGAGCAAAACCAAAATGACGTTCCTCCTACTCGCACTCCTATATCGCCTAATCAATCTTCCAACTCAAATTTCATAGGATACAAACTTCAG GTTGGAGATTCTGTGTGCTTGAAGAGTTTGTTCGATCCAAAGAAAATTGTGGCCAAAGGCTGTCTTGAACCTGTAGATCCGGATGAATACGTTGGAGGAAGACGACTCGGATCAAACTGGTATGGAGTTCAGATTTCTGTTCCCATAGAGTGGGATGAAGATTTGATTAGGCCGTTTTCAAACTTCTCTACAATCGGAGAAGCAGTAGGAAATCGCGTCGCATGGCCTCACCACCTG GTTACTGATAAATAA
- the LOC121783049 gene encoding uncharacterized protein LOC121783049 isoform X2, producing MAPRTRKPVAKRRSNHVSRDEGGVEEHGKEQNEQEPELEVSQQPIPKQVMTRSTRSATASRTARSGILDKLQMMGNEQQLEPQVLPQASMEKGPRTRGATGNQSGYHRFEELDQMDGDGQLQNEEEQQNQETAPRSQRSTVSRRLNHDYLEEDEMEQYGQQDNEQYTNLEVTDALKNALQILMASGSQRATTNQNHGAFQDNHQRRENGNWKNRRQMRPPISEQASVMTPTTRKATGSHLGYHRLQDEIQMEVDGQHQYEEQPDLQMIRQVLTSSTRRSTAKRKINQRLLDRDEIEKHGQQGNEQLNMEYTQEVERALKILMAPSTRKAITNLTSRSGFRENNLITENGQPENRKQLQPQNGHQASVMPSRTWKATTNQSGCHRLRDEDQIERHREHQNEEQSEFLTTQQTKDKQVMTRSTRRQTAGRRVYHELLDEDEIEEHGQRENKQASDVEVTQAIENALKILMEPSTRRATTNETSHHGFQDTSQEASISAVMPPRSQNATRSQSGFHILEDEDQMEGDEEQQNGEPPAMQKAQQANNEKGTVKRVRGPTLLRDIWGRNSDDELIKVNFNKRGQPVGPNRLKFTGFLGTLARNGKYAPLDIDDWRKVPKENKDEMIKFVKERFEIPEGAEHWILLSIGRKRSQWKSRVKIQCFDPTLAEDNQTPKPPPRVNKEQLKKLMSYWAKEDVMEECERNKISSQRSVLHQTTGKLSFAELEEELKERLGRSPTRVEMFAACFTHRDGNPSTHEAGVALARLREKQSNLPQGSEDLQPNHSFAKDIGHDPLGKVRFGFGARGDTPSRGTCLRMLSESQAAMRRMEERMDRFSKIIERLQPERMQPEQNQNDVPPTRTPISPNQSSNSNFIGYKLQVGDSVCLKSLFDPKKIVAKGCLEPVDPDEYVGGRRLGSNWYGVQISVPIEWDEDLIRPFSNFSTIGEAVGNRVAWPHHLVTDK from the exons ATGGCACCCAGGACTCGGAAACCAGTAGCGAAAAGAAGATCGAATCATGTATCGCGAGATGAGGGTGGCGTGGAGGAACACGGGAAAGAACAAAACGAGCAAGAACCAGAGCTGGAAGTCAGTCAACAACCGATTCCAAAGCAAg TGATGACTCGTAGCACTCGAAGTGCAACTGCTAGTCGTACTGCTCGTTCTGGGATTCTAGATAAGCTGCAAATGATGGGAAATGAGCAGCAACTGGAGCCACAAGTCCTTCCACAAGCTTCTATGGAGAAAG GTCCTAGAACTCGGGGAGCAACTGGAAACCAAAGTGGGTATCACAGGTTCGAAGAATTGGATCAAATGGATGGAGATGGGCAACTCCAAAATGAAGAAGAACAACAAAACCAAG AAACGGCTCCCAGGTCCCAAAGATCAACTGTAAGTAGAAGACTAAATCATGATTATCTGGAAGAGGATGAAATGGAGCAATATGGACAGCAAGACAACGAGCAGTATACAAACTTGGAAGTCACTGATGCACTTAAAAATGCATTACAGATCT TGATGGCTTCTGGTTCTCAAAGAGCGACTACCAATCAAAACCACGGTGCTTTTCAAGATAATCATCAAAGACGGGAGAACGGGAATTGGAAAAATAGGCGACAAATGAGGCCACCAATCAGTGAACAAGCTTCTG TCATGACTCCTACAACTAGGAAGGCAACTGGAAGCCACCTTGGGTATCACAGATTACAAGATGAGATCCAAATGGAAGTAGATGGACAGCACCAATACGAAGAACAACCCGACTTGCAAATGATTCGGCAAG TATTGACTTCCAGTACCCGAAGATCAActgcaaaaagaaaaataaatcaaagatTATTAGACAGGGATGAAATAGAGAAACATGGGCAGCAAGGAAATGAACAGCTAAACATGGAATACACCCAAGAAGTTGAAAGGGCATTAAAGATTT TGATGGCTCCTAGTACTCGCAAAGCAATTACAAATCTAACTTCCCGATCTGGATTTCGAGAAAATAACCTAATAACGGAAAATGGGCAGCCAGAGAATAGGAAACAACTACAGCCGCAAAACGGTCACCAAGCTTCGG TGATGCCATCTAGAACTTGGAAGGCAACTACAAACCAAAGTGGGTGTCACAGATTACGAGACGAGGACCAAATCGAAAGGCATAGAGAACACCAAAATGAAGAACAATCAGAGTTTTTAACGACTCAGCAGACTAAGGATAAACAAg TTATGACTCGTAGTACCCGAAGACAAACTGCAGGAAGAAGAGTCTATCATGAACTACTCGATGAGGATGAAATAGAGGAACATGGGCAGCGTGAAAATAAACAAGCATCAGATGTGGAAGTCACTCAAGCGATTGAAAATGCATTGAAGATCT TGATGGAACCTAGTACTCGAAGAGCAACCACCAACGAAACTTCTCATCATGGATTTCAAGATACCAGTCAAGAAGCTTCTA TTTCTGCAGTGATGCCTCCGAGATCTCAGAATGCGACTAGAAGCCAAAGTGGGTTTCACATATTAGAAGATGAGGACCAAATGGAGGGAGATGAAGAACAACAAAATGGAGAGCCACCAGCGATGCAAAAGGCTCAACAAGCAAATAATGAAAAAG GAACAGTAAAGCGGGTCCGAGGACCTACTTTATTGCGTGACATTTGGGGAAGGAATTCAGATGATGAGCTCATCAAAGTTAATTTCAACAAGAGAGGTCAACCTGTTGGCCCCAACAGATTGAAATTTACTGGGTTTTTAGGTACATTAGCAAGAAATGGTAAATATGCTCCACTTGACATTGATGACTGGCGCAAGGTGCCTAAAGAGAACAAGGATGAGATGATAAAGTTTGTTAAG GAGAGGTTTGAAATTCCCGAAGGCGCGGAACACTGGATCTTGTTGTCCATTGGCAGGAAGAGGAGTCAGTGGAAGTCGAGGGTTAAAATTCAATGTTTTGATCCTACATTGGCAGAAGATAATCAAACCCCTAAGCCACCTCCTCGTGTAAACaaagagcaattgaagaaatTGATGTCATACTGGGCCAAAGAAGATGTAATG GAAGAATgtgaaagaaacaaaattagCAGCCAACGATCGGTTTTGCATCAAACTACAGGGAAGTTGAGCTTTGCCGAATTGGAAGAAGAATTG AAAGAGCGTTTGGGTCGATCTCCAACACGTGTAGAGATGTTTGCCGCATGCTTTACTCATCGTGATGGCAATCCCTCGACTCATGAAGCTGGAGTTGCACTT GCTCGACTGAGAGAGAAACAGTCAAACCTGCCTCAAGGTTCAGAAGATCTTCAGCCCAATCACTCATTTGCCAAAGATATAGGCCATGATCCATTAGGTAAGGTACGGTTCGGATTCGGTGCAAGGGGAGACACTCCAAGTCGCGGTACATGCTTACGAATGCTCTCGGAAAGCCAAGCAGCAATGAGGCGAATGGAGGAAAGGATGGATCGGTTTtcaaaaataattgaaagatTGCAGCCGGAAAGAATGCAGCCAGAGCAAAACCAAAATGACGTTCCTCCTACTCGCACTCCTATATCGCCTAATCAATCTTCCAACTCAAATTTCATAGGATACAAACTTCAG GTTGGAGATTCTGTGTGCTTGAAGAGTTTGTTCGATCCAAAGAAAATTGTGGCCAAAGGCTGTCTTGAACCTGTAGATCCGGATGAATACGTTGGAGGAAGACGACTCGGATCAAACTGGTATGGAGTTCAGATTTCTGTTCCCATAGAGTGGGATGAAGATTTGATTAGGCCGTTTTCAAACTTCTCTACAATCGGAGAAGCAGTAGGAAATCGCGTCGCATGGCCTCACCACCTG GTTACTGATAAATAA
- the LOC121783049 gene encoding uncharacterized protein LOC121783049 isoform X1 yields MAPRTRKPVAKRRSNHVSRDEGGVEEHGKEQNEQEPELEVSQQPIPKQVMTRSTRSATASRTARSGILDKLQMMGNEQQLEPQVLPQASMEKVTGPRTRGATGNQSGYHRFEELDQMDGDGQLQNEEEQQNQETAPRSQRSTVSRRLNHDYLEEDEMEQYGQQDNEQYTNLEVTDALKNALQILMASGSQRATTNQNHGAFQDNHQRRENGNWKNRRQMRPPISEQASVMTPTTRKATGSHLGYHRLQDEIQMEVDGQHQYEEQPDLQMIRQVLTSSTRRSTAKRKINQRLLDRDEIEKHGQQGNEQLNMEYTQEVERALKILMAPSTRKAITNLTSRSGFRENNLITENGQPENRKQLQPQNGHQASVMPSRTWKATTNQSGCHRLRDEDQIERHREHQNEEQSEFLTTQQTKDKQVMTRSTRRQTAGRRVYHELLDEDEIEEHGQRENKQASDVEVTQAIENALKILMEPSTRRATTNETSHHGFQDTSQEASISAVMPPRSQNATRSQSGFHILEDEDQMEGDEEQQNGEPPAMQKAQQANNEKGTVKRVRGPTLLRDIWGRNSDDELIKVNFNKRGQPVGPNRLKFTGFLGTLARNGKYAPLDIDDWRKVPKENKDEMIKFVKERFEIPEGAEHWILLSIGRKRSQWKSRVKIQCFDPTLAEDNQTPKPPPRVNKEQLKKLMSYWAKEDVMEECERNKISSQRSVLHQTTGKLSFAELEEELKERLGRSPTRVEMFAACFTHRDGNPSTHEAGVALARLREKQSNLPQGSEDLQPNHSFAKDIGHDPLGKVRFGFGARGDTPSRGTCLRMLSESQAAMRRMEERMDRFSKIIERLQPERMQPEQNQNDVPPTRTPISPNQSSNSNFIGYKLQVGDSVCLKSLFDPKKIVAKGCLEPVDPDEYVGGRRLGSNWYGVQISVPIEWDEDLIRPFSNFSTIGEAVGNRVAWPHHLVTDK; encoded by the exons ATGGCACCCAGGACTCGGAAACCAGTAGCGAAAAGAAGATCGAATCATGTATCGCGAGATGAGGGTGGCGTGGAGGAACACGGGAAAGAACAAAACGAGCAAGAACCAGAGCTGGAAGTCAGTCAACAACCGATTCCAAAGCAAg TGATGACTCGTAGCACTCGAAGTGCAACTGCTAGTCGTACTGCTCGTTCTGGGATTCTAGATAAGCTGCAAATGATGGGAAATGAGCAGCAACTGGAGCCACAAGTCCTTCCACAAGCTTCTATGGAGAAAG tGACAGGTCCTAGAACTCGGGGAGCAACTGGAAACCAAAGTGGGTATCACAGGTTCGAAGAATTGGATCAAATGGATGGAGATGGGCAACTCCAAAATGAAGAAGAACAACAAAACCAAG AAACGGCTCCCAGGTCCCAAAGATCAACTGTAAGTAGAAGACTAAATCATGATTATCTGGAAGAGGATGAAATGGAGCAATATGGACAGCAAGACAACGAGCAGTATACAAACTTGGAAGTCACTGATGCACTTAAAAATGCATTACAGATCT TGATGGCTTCTGGTTCTCAAAGAGCGACTACCAATCAAAACCACGGTGCTTTTCAAGATAATCATCAAAGACGGGAGAACGGGAATTGGAAAAATAGGCGACAAATGAGGCCACCAATCAGTGAACAAGCTTCTG TCATGACTCCTACAACTAGGAAGGCAACTGGAAGCCACCTTGGGTATCACAGATTACAAGATGAGATCCAAATGGAAGTAGATGGACAGCACCAATACGAAGAACAACCCGACTTGCAAATGATTCGGCAAG TATTGACTTCCAGTACCCGAAGATCAActgcaaaaagaaaaataaatcaaagatTATTAGACAGGGATGAAATAGAGAAACATGGGCAGCAAGGAAATGAACAGCTAAACATGGAATACACCCAAGAAGTTGAAAGGGCATTAAAGATTT TGATGGCTCCTAGTACTCGCAAAGCAATTACAAATCTAACTTCCCGATCTGGATTTCGAGAAAATAACCTAATAACGGAAAATGGGCAGCCAGAGAATAGGAAACAACTACAGCCGCAAAACGGTCACCAAGCTTCGG TGATGCCATCTAGAACTTGGAAGGCAACTACAAACCAAAGTGGGTGTCACAGATTACGAGACGAGGACCAAATCGAAAGGCATAGAGAACACCAAAATGAAGAACAATCAGAGTTTTTAACGACTCAGCAGACTAAGGATAAACAAg TTATGACTCGTAGTACCCGAAGACAAACTGCAGGAAGAAGAGTCTATCATGAACTACTCGATGAGGATGAAATAGAGGAACATGGGCAGCGTGAAAATAAACAAGCATCAGATGTGGAAGTCACTCAAGCGATTGAAAATGCATTGAAGATCT TGATGGAACCTAGTACTCGAAGAGCAACCACCAACGAAACTTCTCATCATGGATTTCAAGATACCAGTCAAGAAGCTTCTA TTTCTGCAGTGATGCCTCCGAGATCTCAGAATGCGACTAGAAGCCAAAGTGGGTTTCACATATTAGAAGATGAGGACCAAATGGAGGGAGATGAAGAACAACAAAATGGAGAGCCACCAGCGATGCAAAAGGCTCAACAAGCAAATAATGAAAAAG GAACAGTAAAGCGGGTCCGAGGACCTACTTTATTGCGTGACATTTGGGGAAGGAATTCAGATGATGAGCTCATCAAAGTTAATTTCAACAAGAGAGGTCAACCTGTTGGCCCCAACAGATTGAAATTTACTGGGTTTTTAGGTACATTAGCAAGAAATGGTAAATATGCTCCACTTGACATTGATGACTGGCGCAAGGTGCCTAAAGAGAACAAGGATGAGATGATAAAGTTTGTTAAG GAGAGGTTTGAAATTCCCGAAGGCGCGGAACACTGGATCTTGTTGTCCATTGGCAGGAAGAGGAGTCAGTGGAAGTCGAGGGTTAAAATTCAATGTTTTGATCCTACATTGGCAGAAGATAATCAAACCCCTAAGCCACCTCCTCGTGTAAACaaagagcaattgaagaaatTGATGTCATACTGGGCCAAAGAAGATGTAATG GAAGAATgtgaaagaaacaaaattagCAGCCAACGATCGGTTTTGCATCAAACTACAGGGAAGTTGAGCTTTGCCGAATTGGAAGAAGAATTG AAAGAGCGTTTGGGTCGATCTCCAACACGTGTAGAGATGTTTGCCGCATGCTTTACTCATCGTGATGGCAATCCCTCGACTCATGAAGCTGGAGTTGCACTT GCTCGACTGAGAGAGAAACAGTCAAACCTGCCTCAAGGTTCAGAAGATCTTCAGCCCAATCACTCATTTGCCAAAGATATAGGCCATGATCCATTAGGTAAGGTACGGTTCGGATTCGGTGCAAGGGGAGACACTCCAAGTCGCGGTACATGCTTACGAATGCTCTCGGAAAGCCAAGCAGCAATGAGGCGAATGGAGGAAAGGATGGATCGGTTTtcaaaaataattgaaagatTGCAGCCGGAAAGAATGCAGCCAGAGCAAAACCAAAATGACGTTCCTCCTACTCGCACTCCTATATCGCCTAATCAATCTTCCAACTCAAATTTCATAGGATACAAACTTCAG GTTGGAGATTCTGTGTGCTTGAAGAGTTTGTTCGATCCAAAGAAAATTGTGGCCAAAGGCTGTCTTGAACCTGTAGATCCGGATGAATACGTTGGAGGAAGACGACTCGGATCAAACTGGTATGGAGTTCAGATTTCTGTTCCCATAGAGTGGGATGAAGATTTGATTAGGCCGTTTTCAAACTTCTCTACAATCGGAGAAGCAGTAGGAAATCGCGTCGCATGGCCTCACCACCTG GTTACTGATAAATAA